Proteins from a single region of Lepus europaeus isolate LE1 chromosome 4, mLepTim1.pri, whole genome shotgun sequence:
- the IGIP gene encoding IgA-inducing protein homolog produces the protein MQFKSKSEHSVLNMCSYYHMKKRSVSGCNITIFAVMFSHLSAGNSPCGNQANVLCISRLEFVQYQS, from the coding sequence ATGCAATTTAAAAGTAAATCTGAGCATTCTGTATTAAATATGTGCAGTTATTATCACATGAAGAAGCGCAGTGTGTCGGGCTGTAATATAACCATATTTGCTGTCATGTTTTCCCATCTCAGTGCTGGGAACTCACCATGTGGAAACCAAGCAAACGTGTTGTGCATCAGCCGGCTTGAGTTTGTTCAATATCAAAGCTGA
- the PURA gene encoding transcriptional activator protein Pur-alpha: MADRDSGSEQGGAALGSGGSLGHPGSGSGSGGGGGGGGGGGGSGGGGGGGGAPGGLQHETQELASKRVDIQNKRFYLDVKQNAKGRFLKIAEVGAGGNKSRLTLSMSVAVEFRDYLGDFIEHYAQLGPSQPPDLAQAQDEPRRALKSEFLVRENRKYYMDLKENQRGRFLRIRQTVNRGPGLGSTQGQTIALPAQGLIEFRDALAKLIDDYGVEEEPAELPEGTSLTVDNKRFFFDVGSNKYGVFMRVSEVKPTYRNSITVPYKVWAKFGHTFCKYSEEMKKIQEKQREKRAACEQLHQQQQQQQEETAAATLLLQGEEEGEED, encoded by the coding sequence ATGGCGGACCGAGACAGCGGCAGCGAGCAGGGTGGTGCGGCGCTGGGCTCGGGCGGCTCCCTGGGGCACCCGGGCTCGGGCTCAGGCTCCGGCGGGGGCGGTggtggcggcgggggcggcggcggcagtggcggcggcggcggcggcggcggggccccgGGGGGGCTGCAGCACGAGACGCAGGAGCTGGCCTCCAAGCGAGTGGACATCCAGAACAAGCGCTTCTACCTGGACGTGAAGCAGAACGCCAAGGGCCGCTTCCTGAAGATCGCAGAGGTGGGCGCGGGTGGCAACAAGAGCCGCCTCACTCTCTCCATGTCAGTGGCCGTGGAGTTCCGCGACTACCTGGGCGACTTCATCGAGCACTACGCGCAGCTGGGCCCCAGCCAGCCGCCCGACCTGGCCCAGGCACAGGACGAGCCGCGCCGGGCGCTCAAGAGCGAGTTCCTGGTGCGCGAGAACCGCAAGTACTACATGGATCTCAAGGAGAACCAGCGCGGCCGTTTCCTGCGCATCCGCCAGACGGTCAACCGGGGGCCCGGCCTGGGCTCCACGCAGGGCCAGACCATTGCGCTGCCCGCGCAGGGGCTCATCGAGTTCCGTGACGCTCTGGCCAAGCTCATCGACGACTACGGAGTGGAGGAGGAGCCGGCCGAGCTGCCCGAGGGCACCTCCTTGACTGTGGACAACAAGCGCTTCTTCTTCGATGTGGGCTCCAACAAGTACGGCGTGTTTATGCGAGTGAGCGAGGTGAAGCCCACCTACCGCAACTCCATCACCGTGCCCTACAAGGTGTGGGCCAAGTTCGGACACACCTTCTGCAAGTACTCGGAGGAGATGAAGAAGATtcaagagaagcagagggagaagcgGGCTGCCTGTGAGCAgctccaccagcagcagcagcagcagcaggaggagaccGCCGCTGCCACCCTGCTACTGCAGGGTgaggaagaaggggaagaagaTTGA